One window from the genome of Emys orbicularis isolate rEmyOrb1 chromosome 10, rEmyOrb1.hap1, whole genome shotgun sequence encodes:
- the BLOC1S6 gene encoding biogenesis of lysosome-related organelles complex 1 subunit 6 yields the protein MEQPEGKEGFLLEAAAPRQTGPALDSCEASPDEGLIEDLAIIDKKAVEQLTEGLISHYLPDLQRSKLALQELTQNQVVLLDTLEQEISKFRECNSILDISALFSEAKHYHSKLVNIRKEMMMLHEKTSKLKKRALKLQQKKQKEELEREQQREKELEREKQLTAKPARRT from the exons ATGGAGCAGCCCGAGGGGAAGGAGGGGTTCCTGCTGGAGGCCGCCGCCCCGAGGCAGACGGGACCCGCGCTGG ATTCCTGTGAGGCATCTCCAGATGAGGGACTAATAGAAGATTTGGCTATTATAGATAAGAAAGCTGTGGAGCAACTAACTGAAGGATTGATTTCTCATTATTTACCTGATCTTCAGCGATCAAAACTAGCCCTCCAAGAGCTCAc ACAGAATCAAGTAGTGTTACTAGACACATTAGAGcaagaaatttcaaaattcagaGAATGTAATTCCATTCTTGATATCAGTGCTTTG ttttcagaAGCTAAACATTATCACAGCAAGCTAGTGAatattagaaaagagatgatgatGCTCCATGAAAAGACATCAAAGTTAAAA aaaagagcacTCAAACTGCAGCAGAAGAAACAGAAAGAAGAACTAGAACGAGAACAGCAACGTGAGAAGGAACTTGAAAGAGAGAAACAGTTAACAGCAAAACCAGCTAGAAGGACATGA